From a region of the Pukyongiella litopenaei genome:
- a CDS encoding MerR family transcriptional regulator: MTVDLMTIREMCDAFDVTPRTLRFYEAKELLFPIREGQKRLFTRRDRARLKLILRGKRFGFSLEEIRQLLELYDMGDQQQTQLARTCEIAKQRLADMERQREELTEAIDDLREQLQWGEKMIQANANDKKAAE, encoded by the coding sequence ATGACGGTTGACCTTATGACGATCCGCGAGATGTGCGACGCCTTTGACGTGACGCCGCGCACCCTGCGGTTCTACGAAGCGAAGGAACTTCTGTTTCCGATCCGCGAAGGTCAGAAACGCCTGTTCACGCGTCGCGACCGCGCCCGGCTGAAGCTGATCCTGCGCGGCAAGCGCTTTGGCTTCAGCCTCGAGGAAATCCGGCAGTTGCTGGAGCTCTACGACATGGGCGACCAGCAGCAGACGCAGCTCGCCCGCACCTGCGAGATTGCCAAGCAGCGCCTGGCCGACATGGAACGCCAGCGCGAGGAACTGACCGAGGCGATCGACGATCTGCGCGAACAGCTCCAATGGGGCGAAAAGATGATCCAGGCGAACGCCAACGACAAGAAAGCCGCAGAGTAG
- a CDS encoding PaaI family thioesterase, translating to MSRRRPEPAQVVEERRDAALGALVDGVPYCRFLGISFDRRGDELTGVLHFDEKLIGNPFLPALHGGATASFLEVTSIITLGWTKLFPDIESGALDPVRVAAGDMPRLPKTIDFTVDYLRSGLPRDAYARAMVARSGRRYASVRVEAWQDQRTRLFAQASGHFLMPPPERGSGDG from the coding sequence TTGAGCCGCCGCCGCCCCGAACCCGCACAGGTGGTCGAAGAACGGCGCGATGCCGCGCTCGGCGCGCTGGTCGACGGCGTGCCCTATTGCCGGTTTCTCGGCATCAGCTTCGACCGCCGGGGCGATGAACTGACTGGCGTGCTGCATTTCGACGAAAAGCTGATCGGCAACCCGTTCCTGCCGGCGCTGCATGGCGGGGCGACCGCCTCCTTTCTCGAGGTGACCTCGATCATCACGCTGGGATGGACCAAGCTGTTTCCCGATATCGAGTCGGGCGCGCTCGATCCCGTCCGCGTCGCCGCCGGCGACATGCCGCGCCTGCCCAAGACGATCGATTTCACGGTCGATTACCTGCGGTCCGGCCTGCCGCGCGATGCCTATGCGCGGGCGATGGTTGCCCGGTCGGGGCGGCGCTATGCGTCGGTCCGTGTCGAGGCCTGGCAGGATCAGCGGACACGGCTGTTCGCACAGGCGAGCGGGCATTTCCTGATGCCGCCGCCGGAACGCGGTTCCGGCGATGGCTGA
- a CDS encoding C39 family peptidase, whose product MLQSSRFWIAALTGLLRNRRHFIRQTGQSDCGVACALTLLNLLGRPADPVSAVEDLDADRDGSSLEELRRFFADRQGMPAQALAAPADHLHELTGHAILHMDQQHYVLLLGQGKPGVLVFDPAMGPVFYPRADFAALYSGHALQVDRAPGAAATLRPRRRREAAPPALFVTGIAGRLLECALLLCVVAVLFLVLNQSSFASLLGAFGLIAACGGLLLLARQVRFEGEDALARARQGRLWRGLMRTVLHGRDLNGFRGSRERDVAGALKRGLGVTVPTRAQLPAALGGFVVMPALLCLLHPAVAVLHLALLGAALAAAQIDTVQVCRRSVRPGIGRYTPLKQGHAWLGFLGSHEILGEFAKWAVIGFAGFAVLLSALPPVALMFWILAAMQLVPLDFRRAAQLAPALGQRDPVSALTGAEVPLRRQRLVGPVDLSVTRKDGLIRIEGIRPLTRSLEQPDLTVREQRLIMADVVRHTLENLPGGEGAGMGAGSGTGTGTVRVFGPGQEASRADYEQLLLARESAPGQTLPMPADTIEAGLTDPVLRNLQSCAPDDLPVFWDFRGRLRPSDLRARLGAAGMARAAHLNMTVLTLVEAGR is encoded by the coding sequence ATGCTGCAATCTAGCCGTTTCTGGATCGCGGCCCTGACCGGGCTGCTGCGCAACCGGCGCCATTTCATCCGCCAGACCGGTCAGAGCGATTGCGGCGTGGCCTGCGCCTTGACGCTACTGAACCTGCTCGGCCGTCCCGCCGACCCGGTGAGCGCGGTGGAGGATCTCGACGCCGATCGCGACGGGTCGAGCCTGGAGGAACTGCGCCGGTTCTTTGCCGACCGGCAGGGGATGCCGGCGCAGGCGCTGGCCGCGCCCGCCGATCATCTGCATGAACTGACCGGTCACGCCATCCTGCACATGGATCAACAGCATTACGTCCTGCTGCTGGGGCAGGGGAAACCGGGGGTGCTGGTGTTCGATCCGGCGATGGGGCCGGTTTTCTATCCGCGCGCGGATTTCGCCGCGCTCTATTCCGGCCATGCGTTGCAGGTGGACCGGGCACCTGGCGCCGCCGCCACCCTGCGCCCGCGCCGCCGCCGCGAGGCCGCGCCGCCTGCCTTGTTCGTGACCGGGATCGCCGGGCGGTTGCTGGAATGCGCGTTGCTTCTATGTGTTGTCGCGGTGCTGTTCCTGGTGCTGAACCAGTCCAGTTTCGCATCGCTGCTGGGCGCATTCGGGCTGATCGCGGCCTGTGGCGGTCTGTTGCTGCTGGCGCGGCAGGTCCGGTTCGAGGGCGAGGACGCGCTGGCGCGCGCCCGGCAAGGGCGGCTGTGGCGCGGGCTGATGCGGACGGTTCTGCACGGGCGTGACCTGAACGGGTTCCGGGGCAGCCGCGAACGTGACGTGGCCGGGGCGCTGAAACGCGGGTTGGGTGTGACCGTTCCCACGCGGGCGCAACTGCCCGCGGCCCTGGGCGGGTTCGTGGTGATGCCCGCGCTGCTGTGCCTGCTGCACCCGGCGGTGGCGGTGCTGCACCTGGCGTTGCTGGGTGCTGCCCTGGCCGCGGCGCAGATCGACACGGTGCAGGTCTGCCGCCGGTCGGTCCGTCCCGGTATCGGCCGCTACACGCCGCTCAAGCAGGGCCATGCCTGGCTCGGCTTTCTGGGGTCGCATGAAATCCTGGGCGAGTTTGCCAAATGGGCGGTGATCGGTTTTGCCGGGTTCGCGGTCCTGCTGTCGGCGCTGCCGCCGGTGGCGCTGATGTTCTGGATCCTGGCCGCGATGCAGCTGGTGCCGCTCGACTTCCGGCGCGCGGCGCAGCTGGCGCCGGCGCTGGGTCAGCGCGACCCGGTGTCGGCCCTGACCGGGGCCGAGGTGCCGCTGCGCCGGCAACGTCTGGTCGGGCCGGTCGATCTGTCGGTGACCCGCAAGGACGGCCTGATCCGGATCGAGGGCATCCGGCCTCTGACCCGCAGCCTGGAACAGCCCGACCTGACGGTTCGCGAACAGCGGCTGATCATGGCCGACGTGGTCCGGCATACGCTGGAGAACCTGCCCGGCGGCGAAGGGGCTGGCATGGGCGCTGGCTCGGGGACCGGCACGGGGACGGTGCGCGTGTTCGGCCCCGGCCAGGAGGCCAGCCGCGCCGATTACGAACAATTGCTGCTGGCACGCGAATCCGCGCCCGGACAGACCCTGCCGATGCCGGCCGACACGATCGAGGCCGGGCTGACCGATCCGGTCCTGCGCAACCTGCAATCCTGCGCGCCGGACGACCTGCCGGTGTTCTGGGATTTCCGGGGCCGGCTGCGCCCGTCGGACCTGCGCGCGCGGCTCGGCGCGGCGGGGATGGCCCGCGCCGCGCATCTGAACATGACCGTCCTGACATTGGTGGAGGCGGGACGATGA
- a CDS encoding acyl-CoA dehydrogenase C-terminal domain-containing protein, translated as MPRYTAPTKDTQYILHDVLNITEAGIPGYDELEAEFTGAVLEEAGKISSDVLAPLNAVGDRQGCVLENGVVRTPDGFRDAFEQVKSGGWTGLDMPEEYGGQYMPYVLGTAVGEMFSGANQAFTMYQGLTHGAASAILAHGSDEQKDTYLPRMVSCEWTGTMNLTEPHCGTDLGLMRTKAEPQDDGSYRISGQKIFISAGEHDMAGNIIHLVLAKIAGGPEGIKGVSLFIVPKFLVNGDGSLGARNGVACGNLEEKMGIHGNSTCVMNYDGAVGYLLGEEHKGMRAMFTMMNEARLGVGMQGLALAEAAYQNALDYARERLQGRDVTGAKNPDGPADPLIVHPDIRRSLMDQKSFAEAGRAFILWGATLIDRAHRAGDKDADGLISLLTPVIKGFLTDQGYDMTVQAQQIYGGHGYIEESGMSQFTRDARIAMIYEGANGVQALDLVGRKLAQDGGKHVMAFFDLVKSFIKDNAGQDDAFDRDFLDPLKAASKDLQAAGMYFMQQGMKNPHNALAGSTDFLHLFGHVCLGLMWARMAKASGDALANGTSDAAFHETKLATGRYYMARQLPATALHLARIQTGADTVMALDAENF; from the coding sequence ATGCCGCGTTACACCGCCCCCACCAAGGACACCCAGTACATCCTGCATGATGTTCTGAACATCACCGAGGCCGGCATCCCGGGCTATGACGAGCTCGAGGCCGAGTTCACCGGCGCCGTCCTCGAAGAGGCCGGCAAGATCAGCTCGGACGTGCTCGCGCCGCTGAACGCGGTCGGTGACCGGCAGGGCTGCGTGCTCGAGAACGGTGTCGTGCGCACCCCCGACGGGTTCCGGGACGCGTTCGAGCAGGTCAAGAGCGGCGGCTGGACCGGGCTGGACATGCCCGAGGAATATGGCGGACAGTACATGCCCTATGTGCTGGGTACCGCGGTGGGTGAGATGTTCTCGGGCGCCAACCAGGCGTTCACCATGTACCAGGGCCTGACCCATGGCGCCGCCTCGGCGATCCTCGCCCATGGCAGCGACGAACAGAAAGACACCTACCTGCCCAGGATGGTCTCGTGCGAATGGACCGGCACCATGAACCTGACCGAGCCGCATTGCGGCACCGATCTGGGCCTGATGCGGACCAAGGCAGAACCGCAGGATGACGGCTCCTACCGGATCTCGGGGCAGAAGATCTTCATCTCGGCCGGTGAACATGACATGGCCGGCAACATCATCCATCTGGTGCTGGCCAAGATCGCGGGCGGCCCCGAGGGCATCAAGGGCGTGTCGCTGTTCATCGTGCCCAAGTTCCTGGTCAACGGGGATGGCAGCCTCGGCGCGCGCAACGGCGTCGCCTGCGGCAATCTCGAGGAAAAGATGGGCATCCACGGCAACTCGACCTGCGTGATGAACTATGACGGCGCCGTCGGCTATCTGCTGGGCGAGGAACACAAGGGCATGCGCGCCATGTTCACCATGATGAACGAGGCCCGGCTGGGTGTCGGCATGCAGGGCCTGGCCCTGGCCGAGGCCGCCTATCAGAACGCGCTGGACTACGCCCGCGAACGCCTGCAGGGCCGCGACGTGACCGGCGCCAAGAACCCCGACGGCCCGGCCGACCCGCTGATCGTCCACCCGGATATCCGCCGGTCGCTGATGGACCAGAAGAGCTTTGCCGAAGCCGGACGCGCCTTCATCCTGTGGGGCGCGACCCTGATCGACCGGGCGCATCGCGCCGGCGACAAGGACGCGGATGGCCTGATTTCGCTGCTGACCCCGGTCATCAAGGGGTTCCTGACCGACCAGGGCTATGACATGACCGTGCAGGCCCAGCAGATCTATGGCGGCCATGGCTATATCGAGGAATCGGGCATGTCGCAGTTCACCCGCGACGCCCGCATCGCGATGATCTACGAAGGCGCAAACGGCGTGCAGGCGCTCGATCTCGTCGGCCGCAAACTGGCGCAGGATGGCGGCAAGCATGTGATGGCCTTCTTCGATCTGGTCAAGTCGTTCATCAAGGACAATGCCGGCCAGGACGACGCGTTCGACCGCGATTTCCTCGATCCGCTCAAGGCCGCGTCGAAGGATCTCCAGGCGGCGGGCATGTATTTCATGCAGCAAGGCATGAAGAACCCGCATAACGCGCTGGCCGGGTCGACCGACTTCCTGCACCTGTTCGGCCATGTGTGCCTGGGCCTGATGTGGGCACGGATGGCAAAGGCGTCGGGTGACGCGCTCGCCAACGGCACATCCGACGCGGCGTTCCACGAGACGAAGCTCGCGACCGGGCGCTACTACATGGCACGCCAGCTGCCGGCCACCGCGCTGCATCTGGCGCGCATCCAGACCGGCGCCGATACGGTCATGGCCCTGGATGCCGAAAACTTCTGA
- a CDS encoding MerR family transcriptional regulator: protein MTESRLSFKEMCNAFEVTPRTLRYYEYIELLQPDREGRSRFYGPRETARMKLILRGRRFGFQLEDIRQWLLIREEQGDAAQMQTFVDMADRQMKELENQRSQLDEALAELQDLRNATARSLSD from the coding sequence ATGACGGAATCGCGACTGTCGTTCAAGGAAATGTGCAACGCATTCGAGGTCACGCCGCGTACGCTGCGTTACTATGAGTATATCGAACTGTTGCAACCCGACCGCGAAGGCCGGTCCCGGTTCTATGGGCCGCGGGAAACCGCGCGCATGAAGCTGATTCTGCGGGGCCGCAGGTTCGGGTTCCAGCTGGAAGACATCCGCCAATGGTTGCTGATCCGCGAGGAACAGGGGGATGCCGCGCAGATGCAGACCTTTGTCGACATGGCCGACCGGCAGATGAAGGAGCTTGAAAACCAGCGGTCGCAGCTGGACGAGGCGCTCGCCGAGCTTCAGGACCTTCGCAATGCCACGGCCAGGTCGCTGTCGGACTGA
- a CDS encoding PaaI family thioesterase: MVEKANLARQFIEAIPHARELGLSLDEIGDGMATISMPYDEKLIGDPKTGVIHGGAVSALIDTCCGAAVMSHPAAPGGTATIDLRIDYMRAATPGQTIAAKATCHHITRSVAFVRAVALDGNEDIPVATATASFTVEKGF; this comes from the coding sequence ATGGTCGAAAAAGCAAACCTGGCGAGACAGTTCATCGAAGCGATTCCCCATGCACGGGAACTGGGCCTGAGCCTGGACGAGATCGGGGACGGCATGGCGACCATCTCGATGCCCTATGACGAAAAGCTGATCGGCGACCCCAAGACCGGCGTCATCCATGGCGGCGCGGTCTCGGCGTTGATCGACACCTGCTGCGGGGCGGCGGTGATGAGCCATCCCGCGGCACCGGGCGGCACGGCGACCATCGACCTTCGCATCGACTACATGCGCGCGGCAACGCCCGGTCAGACGATTGCAGCCAAGGCCACCTGTCACCACATCACCCGGTCCGTGGCCTTCGTGCGGGCTGTCGCGCTGGACGGGAACGAGGACATACCGGTCGCCACCGCCACAGCCTCCTTCACGGTGGAGAAGGGATTTTGA
- a CDS encoding glutathione S-transferase family protein, whose protein sequence is MTIELYCFGESGNAYKAALALELSGLDWKPVFVDFFAGETRQPGYRADLNALGEVPVLVDGDTVLSQSGVIQDYVSEKSGRFGGRDAAERREILRWVLWDNHKFSSMAGLTRFLMNFLPADKRPAEVIAFNQGRLRIAYGILDAHLDGRDWIVGDRLTNADLSCCGYLYYPELFGFDRAEWPRIDAWLSRISDQPGWKHPYDLMPGNPSDRA, encoded by the coding sequence ATGACGATCGAACTCTACTGCTTCGGAGAAAGCGGAAACGCCTACAAGGCGGCGCTGGCACTCGAGCTTTCCGGGCTGGACTGGAAACCGGTTTTCGTCGACTTCTTTGCCGGTGAAACCCGCCAACCCGGCTACCGTGCCGACCTGAACGCGCTGGGCGAGGTTCCGGTGCTCGTCGACGGTGACACGGTACTGTCGCAATCCGGCGTGATCCAGGACTATGTCAGCGAGAAATCCGGCCGTTTCGGTGGCCGCGATGCCGCCGAGCGGCGCGAGATCCTGCGCTGGGTACTCTGGGACAACCACAAGTTCAGCTCGATGGCGGGCCTGACCCGGTTCCTGATGAATTTCCTGCCCGCGGACAAACGCCCGGCCGAGGTGATCGCGTTCAACCAGGGACGGCTCAGGATCGCCTACGGCATTCTCGACGCCCATCTCGATGGCCGCGACTGGATCGTCGGCGACAGGCTGACCAATGCCGACCTGAGCTGCTGCGGCTATCTCTACTATCCCGAACTGTTCGGTTTCGACCGTGCCGAATGGCCCCGTATCGACGCCTGGCTGTCCCGCATCAGCGATCAGCCCGGCTGGAAACACCCCTATGACCTGATGCCCGGCAATCCGTCGGACCGAGCCTGA
- a CDS encoding 3-hydroxyacyl-CoA dehydrogenase NAD-binding domain-containing protein — protein MTDFTMKTDADGVAIITWDVPGKSMNVMSLQGGAELNDLIDAALADDAVKGIVITSGKDGSFAGGMDLNVLADIRSQAGDDAASGLFEFTMNGHHLLRKIERAGMDAKTNKGGKPIAAAVNGTAAGIGYELPLATHRIFMTSNPKARIGLPEILLGIFPGSGGTTRLVRKLGLLGASSYLLEGKLVAPDKAKAAGLIDEVADDPVAAAKDWVLAAKDADLVKPWDAKGYKMPGGAPYHPAGFMNFVGASAMVHGKTQGAFPAAKALLSAVYEGAMVDFDTALRIEARWFTNVLMDPSSSAMIRSLFVNKEALEKGAVRPADIDDQRVGKLGVLGAGMMGAGIALVSAQAGIEVVLVDRDQAAADKGKAYTETYLDKGMKRGKVTADKKEAMLSRITATAELEQLKGCDLIIEAVFEDPAVKAEMTRKVEAIIPEDCIFASNTSTLPITGLAKASSRPEQFIGIHFFSPVEKMLLVEIIKGKQTGPRAVAKALDYVRQIRKTPIVVNDARFFYANRCIIPYGNEAARMVTEGVSAALIDNAARQLGFPVGPIQLGDETSIDLAAKITRATKAAMGNEYPASEADNLVFWMEDLGRLGRKAKAGYFDYDENGKRLGLWKGLLDKYPLAEEQPALQEVQDRLMFSQALEAVRALEEGVIEDIREADVGAILGWGFAPWSGGPLSWLDIIGAAYAAERCDQLAGKFGDRFACPPLLREMAEKGQSFYRRFAPEAKAA, from the coding sequence ATGACCGATTTCACCATGAAGACGGACGCCGACGGCGTCGCCATCATCACCTGGGACGTGCCGGGCAAGTCGATGAACGTGATGTCGCTGCAGGGCGGCGCCGAACTGAACGACCTGATCGATGCCGCGCTGGCCGATGACGCCGTCAAGGGCATCGTCATCACCTCGGGCAAGGACGGGTCCTTTGCCGGCGGGATGGACCTGAACGTGCTGGCGGACATCCGGTCCCAGGCCGGCGACGACGCCGCCAGCGGCCTGTTCGAGTTCACGATGAACGGCCATCACCTGCTGCGCAAGATCGAACGCGCGGGCATGGACGCCAAGACGAACAAGGGCGGCAAGCCGATCGCGGCGGCGGTCAACGGCACCGCGGCGGGCATCGGCTATGAACTGCCGCTGGCCACGCATCGCATCTTCATGACCTCGAACCCCAAGGCCAGGATCGGCCTGCCCGAGATTCTGCTGGGCATCTTCCCCGGCTCGGGCGGCACCACCCGGCTGGTGCGCAAGCTGGGCCTGCTGGGCGCCTCGTCCTACCTGCTCGAAGGCAAGCTGGTGGCCCCCGACAAGGCAAAGGCGGCCGGCCTGATCGACGAGGTCGCCGACGACCCGGTTGCCGCGGCGAAGGACTGGGTGCTGGCCGCGAAGGACGCGGATCTGGTCAAGCCGTGGGATGCCAAGGGCTACAAGATGCCCGGCGGCGCCCCCTACCACCCGGCGGGTTTCATGAATTTCGTCGGCGCCAGCGCCATGGTGCATGGCAAGACCCAGGGCGCCTTCCCCGCCGCCAAGGCCCTGCTGAGCGCGGTCTATGAAGGCGCGATGGTGGATTTCGACACCGCCCTGCGGATCGAGGCGCGCTGGTTCACCAACGTGCTGATGGATCCGTCCTCGTCGGCGATGATCCGGTCGCTGTTCGTGAACAAGGAGGCGCTGGAAAAAGGCGCCGTGCGGCCCGCCGACATCGACGACCAGCGGGTCGGCAAGCTGGGCGTTCTGGGCGCCGGCATGATGGGCGCGGGCATCGCGCTGGTCAGCGCGCAGGCGGGTATCGAGGTCGTGCTGGTCGACCGCGACCAGGCCGCCGCCGACAAGGGCAAGGCCTATACCGAAACCTATCTCGACAAGGGCATGAAACGCGGCAAGGTGACGGCGGACAAGAAAGAGGCGATGCTGTCGCGCATCACCGCCACGGCGGAGCTCGAGCAGCTGAAGGGCTGCGACCTGATCATCGAGGCCGTGTTCGAGGATCCCGCGGTCAAGGCCGAGATGACCCGGAAGGTCGAGGCGATCATCCCCGAGGACTGCATCTTTGCATCGAACACCTCGACCCTGCCGATCACCGGGCTGGCCAAGGCGTCCAGCCGGCCGGAGCAGTTCATCGGCATCCATTTCTTCTCGCCGGTCGAGAAGATGCTGCTGGTCGAGATCATCAAGGGCAAGCAAACCGGCCCCCGCGCGGTCGCCAAGGCGCTCGACTATGTGCGTCAGATCCGCAAGACGCCGATCGTCGTCAACGATGCGCGGTTCTTCTATGCCAACCGCTGCATCATCCCCTATGGCAACGAAGCGGCGCGCATGGTGACCGAGGGCGTGTCGGCGGCGCTGATCGACAATGCCGCGCGGCAGCTCGGTTTCCCGGTCGGTCCGATCCAGCTGGGCGACGAGACATCGATCGACCTGGCGGCCAAGATCACCCGCGCGACCAAGGCGGCGATGGGCAACGAATACCCCGCCTCGGAAGCCGACAACCTGGTGTTCTGGATGGAAGATCTGGGCCGGCTCGGACGCAAGGCCAAGGCGGGCTATTTCGACTATGACGAGAACGGCAAGCGCCTGGGCCTGTGGAAGGGGCTGCTGGACAAATACCCGCTGGCCGAAGAACAGCCTGCGCTGCAGGAGGTGCAGGACCGGTTGATGTTCAGCCAGGCGCTCGAAGCGGTGCGCGCGCTGGAAGAAGGCGTGATCGAGGATATCCGCGAAGCCGATGTGGGCGCCATCCTGGGCTGGGGCTTTGCCCCCTGGTCCGGCGGTCCGCTGAGCTGGCTCGACATCATCGGCGCGGCCTATGCGGCGGAACGCTGCGACCAGCTGGCCGGGAAATTCGGCGACCGTTTCGCCTGCCCGCCGCTGCTGCGCGAGATGGCCGAGAAGGGCCAGAGCTTCTATCGCCGCTTCGCGCCCGAGGCCAAGGCCGCCTGA
- a CDS encoding acetyl-CoA C-acetyltransferase, which translates to MTEAFIYDALRTPRGKGRKDGSLHEVTSLNLSAQTLNAVKERNNLDGHAVEDVIWGNVTQVMEQGGCLARSAVLASDLDESIPGLAINRFCASGMEAVNLAANQVKGGAGEAYIAGGVEMMGRVAMGSDGAAIAVDPSLAMKTYFVPQGISADIIATEYGFTRDQADALAVESQRRAKAAWDDDRFGKSVITVRDQNGLPILDHDEYMRPQTDMQSLGALNPSFQMMGEQMPGFDKVALMKYPHLEKIEHIHHAGNSSGIVDGAAAVLIGNREFGEKHGLKPRARIRATAKIGTDPTIMLTGPVPVTEKILADSGMTIGDIDLFEVNEAFASVVLRFQQAFDVDPERVNVNGGSIAMGHPLGATGAIIIGTLLDELERTGKQTGLATLCIASGMGAATIIERV; encoded by the coding sequence ATGACCGAAGCCTTTATCTATGATGCGCTGCGCACCCCGCGCGGCAAGGGCCGCAAGGACGGTTCGCTGCACGAGGTGACCAGCCTCAACCTGTCGGCGCAGACGCTGAACGCCGTCAAGGAGCGCAACAACCTGGACGGCCACGCGGTCGAGGATGTGATCTGGGGCAACGTGACCCAGGTGATGGAACAGGGCGGCTGCCTGGCGCGCTCGGCGGTGCTGGCCTCCGATCTCGACGAATCCATTCCCGGCCTTGCGATCAACCGGTTCTGCGCCTCGGGCATGGAGGCGGTGAACCTGGCCGCCAACCAGGTCAAGGGCGGCGCGGGCGAGGCCTATATCGCCGGTGGCGTCGAAATGATGGGCCGCGTGGCCATGGGCAGTGACGGGGCGGCGATCGCCGTCGATCCGTCGCTGGCGATGAAGACCTATTTCGTACCACAGGGCATCTCGGCCGACATCATCGCCACCGAATACGGTTTCACCCGCGACCAGGCAGACGCGCTGGCGGTCGAAAGCCAGCGCCGCGCCAAGGCGGCCTGGGACGATGACAGGTTCGGGAAATCGGTGATCACGGTCCGGGACCAGAACGGGCTGCCGATCCTCGATCATGACGAATACATGCGGCCGCAGACCGACATGCAGTCGCTGGGCGCGCTGAACCCGTCCTTCCAGATGATGGGCGAACAGATGCCCGGCTTCGACAAGGTCGCGCTGATGAAATACCCGCACCTGGAAAAGATCGAGCATATCCACCACGCCGGCAACTCCAGCGGGATCGTGGACGGCGCCGCCGCGGTGCTGATCGGCAACAGGGAGTTTGGCGAGAAACACGGGCTCAAGCCCCGCGCGCGCATCCGCGCCACCGCCAAGATCGGCACCGATCCGACCATCATGCTGACCGGCCCGGTCCCGGTGACCGAGAAGATCCTGGCCGACAGCGGCATGACCATCGGCGACATCGACCTGTTCGAGGTCAACGAGGCCTTTGCCTCGGTCGTGCTGCGGTTCCAGCAGGCGTTCGATGTCGACCCGGAACGGGTCAACGTCAATGGCGGCTCGATCGCCATGGGCCACCCGCTGGGCGCCACCGGCGCGATCATCATCGGCACGCTGCTGGACGAACTGGAACGCACCGGCAAGCAGACCGGCCTGGCCACGCTGTGCATCGCGTCCGGGATGGGCGCCGCCACGATCATCGAGCGCGTGTAA